One genomic region from Gammaproteobacteria bacterium encodes:
- the ggt gene encoding gamma-glutamyltransferase, protein MARLPLLLHTALVLALAACIGCGDPSPAGGTAFPESWRYRDTPAPVTATNGMVVTTDELASQVGVDVLRSGGNAMDAAVAVMFALAVVNPEAGNLGGDGFLVLRTAGGETAALDFRARAPFASTRDMYLDDDGEVTEDVVVGHLSVGVPGTVDGMWQIHRRFGRMEWAALLDPAIELAGGFPVRPRFLNSLGDAMVAALQAFPASAEQFLPRGGQPPAVGDTLRQPDLASTLRRLRDIGRDDFYLGETADLILAEMERGGGILTRRDLAEYQAVWREPIAFEYRGHTVISMPPPSSGGVTMAQTAGILERYDLASLGWQSAQTIHLHAEAWRRGYADRNHYLADPDFVEMPLERLTSAAYASERGASISLDAATPSSEVGPGLESVGEAGTSPGVTVPEEGENTTHYSIVDADGNAVSVTTTVNSWYGSKVTVTGAGFILNNDMDDLAARPGFANQFGLVQGENNAIEPGKRMLSSMSPTIVLGPDGELGMVTGTPGGATIITTVFQTISNVVDFEMDVVEAVLAPRVHHQHLPDQIFYEAGALSPETVSRLEALGHVVVERGGLSGDVQMIVVVDGLLTAWSDPRRGGRALGY, encoded by the coding sequence ATGGCGCGGCTGCCACTGCTGTTGCACACGGCTCTCGTCCTGGCGCTCGCGGCCTGCATCGGCTGTGGGGATCCCTCGCCGGCGGGTGGGACCGCGTTTCCGGAGTCGTGGCGGTACCGGGACACACCCGCCCCCGTTACCGCGACCAACGGGATGGTCGTCACGACCGACGAACTCGCCAGCCAGGTCGGTGTCGACGTCCTCAGGTCCGGCGGGAACGCGATGGATGCCGCCGTCGCGGTGATGTTCGCGCTGGCCGTGGTCAACCCGGAAGCAGGGAACCTCGGCGGTGACGGGTTTCTGGTGCTTCGGACGGCAGGCGGCGAAACGGCGGCTCTCGACTTCCGCGCCCGCGCGCCCTTCGCCTCCACGCGGGACATGTACCTGGACGACGACGGCGAAGTCACGGAGGACGTCGTCGTCGGCCATCTCTCCGTCGGCGTGCCCGGCACCGTCGACGGAATGTGGCAAATCCATCGGCGCTTCGGGCGCATGGAATGGGCCGCGCTCCTGGACCCCGCGATCGAGCTTGCCGGAGGCTTCCCCGTGCGGCCCCGATTCCTGAACTCCCTGGGCGACGCGATGGTCGCGGCCCTTCAGGCCTTTCCGGCCTCGGCGGAGCAGTTCCTGCCCCGCGGAGGCCAGCCGCCCGCCGTCGGGGACACGCTCCGCCAGCCGGACCTGGCCAGCACTCTGAGGCGCCTCCGCGATATCGGCCGCGACGACTTCTACCTTGGGGAAACGGCGGACCTCATCCTCGCCGAGATGGAACGTGGCGGCGGCATCCTCACCCGCCGGGACCTCGCCGAGTATCAGGCAGTCTGGCGCGAACCCATCGCGTTCGAATACCGGGGGCACACGGTCATCTCGATGCCGCCCCCGTCGTCCGGGGGCGTCACGATGGCGCAGACCGCCGGGATCCTGGAGCGCTACGACCTTGCCTCCCTCGGCTGGCAGTCGGCGCAGACGATCCATCTGCACGCCGAGGCCTGGCGGCGGGGCTATGCCGACCGCAACCACTACCTGGCGGATCCCGACTTCGTGGAAATGCCGCTGGAGCGCCTGACCTCGGCCGCATACGCGAGCGAGCGGGGAGCGAGCATTTCCCTGGATGCCGCCACTCCGTCCTCCGAGGTCGGACCCGGACTGGAGAGTGTGGGGGAGGCCGGGACGTCTCCCGGCGTCACCGTCCCCGAGGAGGGCGAGAACACGACGCACTATTCCATCGTCGATGCCGATGGCAACGCCGTGTCGGTCACCACAACCGTGAACTCCTGGTACGGAAGCAAGGTCACCGTCACCGGGGCGGGCTTCATTCTGAACAACGACATGGACGACCTCGCCGCCAGGCCCGGCTTCGCCAACCAGTTCGGCCTGGTGCAAGGGGAAAACAACGCCATCGAGCCGGGGAAGCGGATGCTTTCCTCCATGTCGCCGACCATCGTCCTGGGGCCGGACGGAGAGCTGGGAATGGTCACCGGCACCCCGGGTGGCGCGACCATCATCACCACGGTGTTCCAGACGATCTCCAACGTCGTGGACTTCGAGATGGATGTGGTCGAGGCCGTTCTGGCGCCGCGGGTCCATCACCAGCATCTGCCGGACCAGATCTTCTACGAGGCGGGAGCGCTCTCGCCGGAGACCGTTTCGCGGCTGGAGGCGCTCGGTCACGTCGTCGTCGAGCGAGGGGGGCTCTCCGGCGATGTCCAGATGATCGTCGTCGTGGACGGTCTGCTCACCGCGTGGTCCGATCCCCGGCGCGGGGGAAGGGCTCTGGGGTACTGA
- a CDS encoding ferritin, with amino-acid sequence MIGDRVEAALNEQIVQEFYASQYYLAMSAYFERTGYPGFAHWMRMQSDEEREHALRIFDFVNDREGRVDLGRIDAPPSEFGSPLEVFQAALAHERKVTALIGELYRLAVEETDYPTQVMLQWFVNEQVQEEKVASDIVDRLRLAGDDKSALLLLETELGQRQGESEA; translated from the coding sequence ATGATTGGAGACAGAGTCGAGGCGGCGCTCAACGAGCAGATAGTGCAGGAGTTCTACGCCAGCCAGTACTACCTCGCCATGAGCGCGTACTTCGAGCGGACGGGATACCCCGGCTTCGCCCACTGGATGCGCATGCAGTCGGACGAGGAGCGGGAGCACGCGCTGCGCATTTTCGACTTCGTGAACGACCGCGAGGGTCGGGTCGATCTAGGCCGCATCGACGCCCCGCCCTCGGAGTTCGGCTCGCCCCTGGAAGTGTTCCAGGCGGCGCTGGCCCACGAACGCAAGGTGACCGCGCTCATCGGCGAACTATACCGCCTCGCCGTGGAGGAGACCGACTACCCCACCCAGGTGATGCTGCAGTGGTTCGTCAACGAGCAGGTGCAGGAGGAGAAGGTCGCCTCCGACATCGTCGACCGGCTGCGCCTGGCGGGCGACGACAAATCCGCGCTGCTGCTGCTGGAGACGGAACTCGGCCAGCGGCAGGGTGAATCCGAGGCGTGA
- a CDS encoding DUF1592 domain-containing protein: protein MRILVAGMMVLGVAIAGNDPGISLADGPWGAEPAAPVSPAPAVNPTGAPHPAPETLTGLVRTYCVVCHNDVLLTGNTTLQAFEVENATDNAQTAERMIMKLRAGMMPPPGFPRPGGDSLLALVETLESTLDEAAARNPNPGNRTFQRLNRAEYEASVESLLGLRIDAGLYLPLDTKSANFDNIADVQLLSPTLMDAYLNAAAEISRLAVGNLEVQPSETTYSKSGYFSQWERIDGAPFGTRGGISALHNFPADGEYSVKMAFDHTTTGEFFGNVTQGEQIEISIDGERVALLNVDQFMHVADPNGANQESQSFFVTAGPHEVSAVFLKQFEGPVPDLMSRHDWSLADRRIGADGYGITALPHIKDLTIAGPFQVTGVSENPVRRHIFTCRPTAPGEAEACARDIVTRLGSAAFRRSLTELDTSELMEFYRQGEDAAGFETGVRLALQAILASPDFVFRFEPVAGSARDGSYRISELALASRLSYFLWGTPPDEELVSLAERGRLSENLRDQVERMIADPRSDALGTRFANQWLRLQDLDLVHPDRLMFPDYHQQLADAMTRETELLFMNLVREDRSFLELYTADYTFVNERLAKHYEIPGVVGEEFQRVEYPDDRRAGIFGHGSVLTLTSVANRTSPVLRGKWVMEVVLGTPPPPPPPGVPDLEETEAVEGTTILTTRERMERHRASPVCNACHQFMDPIGLALDNFDVTGKWRIREHGIPLDTRGTFYDGSDVTSPQELRAVLLERPEPLIRHFTANLMAYALGRRMEYYDQPEIREIARKAAVEGNPMSAFIRGVVESEAFQMKSAATVEDAQSGS, encoded by the coding sequence ATGAGGATACTTGTCGCCGGAATGATGGTTCTCGGCGTGGCCATCGCAGGCAACGATCCCGGGATTTCATTGGCTGACGGACCCTGGGGCGCGGAGCCCGCGGCACCCGTCTCGCCCGCGCCCGCGGTGAACCCCACCGGCGCGCCGCACCCCGCCCCTGAGACCCTCACCGGCCTGGTGCGCACCTATTGCGTCGTGTGCCACAACGACGTCCTCCTGACCGGCAACACCACCCTGCAGGCCTTCGAGGTCGAGAACGCGACCGACAACGCCCAGACCGCCGAGCGCATGATCATGAAGCTGCGCGCCGGCATGATGCCGCCCCCGGGCTTTCCCCGGCCCGGCGGCGACTCCCTGCTGGCGCTGGTCGAGACGCTCGAGTCCACCCTAGACGAGGCCGCGGCGCGCAATCCCAACCCCGGCAACCGCACCTTCCAGCGCCTCAACCGCGCCGAGTACGAGGCCTCCGTCGAGAGCCTGCTGGGGCTCAGGATCGACGCCGGCCTCTACCTGCCCCTCGACACCAAGAGCGCCAATTTCGACAACATCGCCGATGTCCAGCTGCTCTCCCCCACGCTCATGGACGCGTATCTGAACGCGGCCGCGGAGATCAGCCGGCTGGCGGTGGGCAACCTCGAAGTCCAGCCCAGCGAGACCACCTACTCCAAGTCCGGCTACTTCTCCCAGTGGGAGCGCATCGACGGGGCGCCCTTCGGCACCCGCGGAGGAATCTCCGCCCTGCACAACTTCCCCGCCGATGGCGAGTACAGCGTGAAGATGGCGTTCGACCACACGACCACCGGAGAGTTCTTCGGCAACGTCACCCAGGGCGAACAGATCGAGATCTCCATCGACGGAGAGCGCGTGGCGCTGCTCAACGTCGACCAGTTCATGCACGTCGCCGACCCAAACGGAGCGAACCAGGAGAGCCAGTCCTTCTTCGTCACCGCCGGGCCGCACGAAGTCTCGGCGGTCTTCCTCAAGCAGTTCGAGGGGCCGGTGCCCGACCTCATGTCGCGTCACGACTGGTCGCTGGCCGATCGCCGCATCGGCGCGGACGGGTACGGCATCACCGCCCTCCCGCACATCAAGGATCTGACCATTGCGGGCCCGTTCCAGGTGACCGGCGTGTCCGAGAACCCGGTTCGCCGCCACATCTTTACCTGCCGTCCCACCGCCCCCGGGGAAGCGGAGGCTTGCGCGCGCGACATCGTGACCCGTCTCGGCTCCGCCGCGTTCCGGCGCTCACTGACCGAACTCGACACCTCCGAACTCATGGAGTTCTACCGCCAGGGTGAGGACGCGGCCGGCTTCGAGACCGGTGTGCGGCTCGCCCTGCAGGCGATCCTGGCGAGCCCGGACTTCGTGTTCCGCTTCGAGCCGGTTGCGGGCAGCGCGCGCGACGGCAGCTATCGTATCAGCGAGCTGGCCCTGGCCAGCCGGCTCTCCTACTTCCTCTGGGGCACGCCTCCCGACGAGGAACTGGTGTCGCTGGCCGAGCGCGGCCGGCTCTCGGAAAACCTGCGGGACCAGGTCGAGCGCATGATCGCCGACCCGCGTTCCGACGCGCTCGGCACCCGCTTCGCCAACCAGTGGCTGCGCCTCCAGGACCTGGATCTGGTGCATCCGGACCGCCTTATGTTCCCCGACTACCACCAGCAACTGGCCGATGCCATGACGAGGGAGACGGAACTCCTCTTCATGAACCTGGTGCGCGAGGACCGGAGCTTCCTCGAGCTCTACACGGCCGACTACACCTTCGTGAACGAACGGCTGGCGAAGCACTACGAGATCCCGGGGGTCGTGGGCGAGGAGTTCCAGCGCGTCGAGTACCCGGACGACCGCCGGGCCGGCATCTTCGGCCACGGCAGCGTCCTCACCCTTACCTCGGTGGCCAACCGCACCTCCCCGGTGTTGCGCGGCAAGTGGGTGATGGAGGTGGTTCTGGGCACGCCGCCACCGCCCCCTCCGCCGGGCGTTCCCGACCTGGAGGAGACCGAAGCCGTCGAGGGCACCACCATCCTGACGACGCGCGAGCGCATGGAGCGGCACCGGGCGAGCCCGGTGTGCAACGCCTGCCACCAGTTCATGGACCCGATCGGGCTGGCGCTCGACAACTTCGACGTGACCGGCAAGTGGCGCATCCGCGAGCACGGCATCCCGCTCGACACCCGCGGAACCTTCTACGACGGGAGCGATGTGACCAGCCCGCAGGAACTGCGCGCGGTGCTGCTGGAGCGTCCGGAACCGCTGATCCGCCACTTCACCGCAAACCTGATGGCGTACGCGCTCGGTCGCCGAATGGAGTACTACGACCAGCCGGAGATCCGCGAGATCGCGCGCAAGGCGGCGGTCGAAGGCAACCCCATGTCGGCCTTCATCCGCGGCGTGGTCGAGAGCGAGGCCTTCCAGATGAAGAGCGCCGCCACGGTGGAGGACGCACAGAGCGGCAGTTGA
- a CDS encoding amidohydrolase family protein: MRVTTTLPVGRRHLFSTRFPTAAMAAVGLLVCSLAASAHPAAAQDGWDVRLPRGQTREIDFTTTEGTRMSVDLAPDGSWVVFDLLGHIYRVPAEGGAGESLTQESGVAVNYHPRISPDGASIAFISDRGGQDNLWVMDADGSNARAVFHDLNSRAVTPAWTPDGEFIVVRRDPIARGGVGENGLGIWMHHRDGGAGVRLVDDGGAHWPSVSPDGRYVYYHDVEGGRDRDALDGAYQIRRVDVQSGRIIDITSGTSFSTGAGRRSSGGAFAPEASPDGRWLAFARHLPAATVSFKGHRFSPRTALWLLDLETGAERKLVDPINIAVESGDKSLRVLPGYSWSADGGTIVISGGGGIGLVDIESGDVRPVPFEARVQRTISERARLEFRIEDGPFEAEFLRWHTASPDGSTVAFQAIGRVWVADLPSGTPRRATPGDFVPVQEFGPAWSPDGEWIAFTTLDDTGGGHVWKVRAGGGTPVQVSAARGEYVNAAWSPDGSEIVVARGSGATLRGRTVTHNPWWDLQRFPADGGEGAHVVRVALPTGSGPDRVQRTAILAPSWGPEGRIFYPEITNAGVEVASVGRDGEDRRVHMILESAEEVAPSPDGRWLAFQEANDIWVTPLAPAEGAGGPVALSRRDSSLPIERLSRTGGLFPRWRDASTVEFGSAARYYRHDVTAQRADTFDIRLEVPRREVTGRVAFTNARLVTLAGAGQDEVLERGTVVVDGRRIVCVGECDTAGADRVIDASGRTIVPGFVDMHSHSNREHRGHRPLRDYEAGIYLAYGVTTRLDNSLWHQNTFPTAELIRAGRMIGPRSYATGDPLPYEELSDYAATEDAIDRLQSWGAVSLKQHSHPRRDRRQWIADVARARNLNLTAEGYELEYNLGQAMDGYTGQEHPMSVIPLFSDAVQFFAQAGTVYSNPFMFDSPTAANIEYWYAESDVWMHEKQRRWMPWRMTAFLRRRMLRPETDYSFPMIAQGLADIVAAGGNGALGGHGEHHGTSMHWEIWMAAAGLGPLGALRMASWGGAYFLGADQDIGSLEAGKLADLLVLRSNPLDDIRNTMDIEYVMQHGVLYEADTLDEVWPETRPFGPYYWVDEDAQTTDDLPVDAWLRRGG, translated from the coding sequence ATGCGCGTCACGACCACCCTGCCCGTAGGGCGTCGACATCTCTTTTCGACACGTTTCCCCACCGCCGCGATGGCGGCCGTCGGTCTGCTGGTCTGCTCGCTTGCGGCTTCGGCTCACCCCGCAGCTGCACAGGACGGCTGGGACGTGCGCCTGCCCCGCGGCCAGACCCGCGAAATCGACTTCACCACCACCGAGGGGACGCGCATGTCGGTGGACCTGGCGCCAGACGGCTCCTGGGTCGTGTTCGACCTGTTGGGCCACATCTACCGGGTGCCGGCGGAGGGCGGCGCGGGGGAGTCGCTCACCCAGGAGAGCGGGGTGGCGGTCAACTACCACCCGCGCATCTCGCCGGACGGGGCGAGCATCGCCTTCATCTCGGACCGCGGGGGGCAGGACAACCTGTGGGTCATGGACGCCGACGGATCGAACGCGCGAGCGGTCTTCCACGACCTGAACTCGCGTGCGGTCACCCCGGCGTGGACGCCCGACGGCGAGTTCATCGTGGTGCGGCGCGACCCGATCGCGCGCGGCGGGGTGGGGGAGAACGGCCTGGGCATCTGGATGCACCACCGGGACGGGGGCGCCGGTGTGCGGCTGGTGGACGACGGCGGGGCGCACTGGCCGTCGGTGTCGCCGGACGGGCGCTACGTCTACTACCACGACGTCGAGGGAGGCCGCGACCGAGACGCGCTCGACGGCGCCTACCAGATCCGGCGCGTCGATGTGCAGAGCGGGCGCATCATCGACATCACCAGCGGGACCTCGTTCAGCACGGGAGCCGGACGGCGCTCGAGCGGGGGCGCGTTCGCCCCGGAGGCCTCCCCGGACGGGCGCTGGCTCGCCTTCGCCCGCCACCTGCCGGCCGCCACGGTGTCGTTCAAGGGCCACCGCTTCAGCCCGCGCACCGCGCTCTGGCTGCTCGACCTGGAGACGGGCGCGGAGCGCAAGCTGGTCGACCCGATCAACATCGCGGTGGAGAGCGGGGACAAGAGCCTGCGGGTTCTGCCCGGGTACTCGTGGTCGGCGGACGGGGGCACGATCGTGATCTCCGGGGGCGGGGGCATCGGCCTGGTGGACATCGAGTCCGGCGACGTGCGTCCGGTTCCTTTCGAGGCGCGGGTGCAGCGCACTATCTCGGAGCGCGCGCGGCTTGAGTTCCGCATCGAGGACGGCCCCTTCGAGGCCGAGTTTCTGCGCTGGCACACCGCGTCGCCGGACGGCTCCACCGTGGCCTTCCAGGCGATCGGGCGGGTCTGGGTGGCCGATCTGCCGTCTGGCACGCCGCGCCGAGCCACACCCGGGGACTTCGTGCCCGTGCAGGAGTTCGGGCCGGCCTGGTCGCCGGACGGGGAGTGGATCGCCTTCACGACCCTCGACGACACCGGGGGCGGCCACGTCTGGAAGGTGCGCGCGGGAGGCGGCACACCCGTCCAGGTAAGCGCAGCGCGCGGGGAGTACGTAAACGCGGCGTGGAGCCCCGACGGGAGCGAGATCGTGGTCGCCCGGGGGTCGGGGGCCACCCTGCGCGGACGTACCGTCACGCACAACCCCTGGTGGGACCTGCAGCGCTTCCCGGCCGACGGAGGGGAGGGGGCGCACGTGGTGCGCGTGGCGCTCCCCACCGGCAGCGGCCCCGACCGGGTGCAGCGGACGGCGATCCTGGCCCCGTCGTGGGGACCGGAGGGACGCATTTTCTATCCGGAGATCACGAACGCGGGGGTCGAGGTCGCCTCCGTCGGGCGGGACGGGGAGGACCGCAGGGTCCACATGATCCTCGAGTCCGCCGAGGAGGTCGCGCCTTCACCCGACGGCCGCTGGCTGGCCTTCCAGGAGGCCAACGACATCTGGGTGACTCCGCTCGCGCCAGCGGAAGGTGCCGGCGGCCCGGTGGCGCTCAGCCGCCGCGACAGCTCGCTTCCGATCGAGCGCCTGAGCCGCACCGGCGGCCTGTTCCCGCGCTGGCGCGATGCTTCCACGGTCGAGTTCGGAAGCGCCGCGCGCTACTACCGCCACGACGTCACCGCCCAGCGCGCCGATACCTTCGACATCCGCCTGGAGGTGCCGCGGCGCGAGGTGACCGGGCGGGTCGCGTTCACCAACGCGCGGCTGGTGACCCTGGCGGGCGCGGGCCAGGACGAGGTGCTGGAGCGCGGCACGGTGGTGGTGGACGGACGCCGCATCGTGTGCGTCGGGGAGTGCGATACGGCGGGCGCCGACCGCGTCATCGACGCCTCGGGACGCACCATCGTCCCCGGGTTCGTCGACATGCATTCCCACAGCAACCGCGAGCACCGCGGCCATCGGCCCCTGCGCGACTACGAGGCCGGCATCTATCTCGCCTACGGCGTCACCACGCGCCTCGACAACTCGCTCTGGCACCAGAACACCTTCCCCACCGCCGAACTCATCCGCGCCGGGCGCATGATCGGCCCGCGCAGCTACGCCACGGGCGATCCCCTGCCCTACGAGGAACTCAGCGACTACGCGGCCACCGAAGACGCCATCGACCGTCTCCAGTCCTGGGGCGCGGTCTCGCTCAAGCAGCATTCGCACCCGCGGCGCGACCGGCGCCAGTGGATCGCGGACGTCGCCCGCGCCAGGAACCTCAACCTCACGGCCGAAGGCTACGAACTCGAGTACAACCTGGGCCAGGCGATGGACGGCTATACCGGGCAGGAACACCCGATGAGCGTCATCCCGCTCTTCTCGGATGCCGTGCAGTTCTTCGCGCAGGCGGGAACCGTCTACTCGAACCCCTTCATGTTCGACAGCCCCACCGCGGCGAACATCGAATACTGGTACGCGGAATCGGATGTCTGGATGCACGAGAAGCAGCGCCGCTGGATGCCCTGGCGCATGACCGCCTTCCTGCGCCGCCGGATGCTCAGACCGGAAACCGACTACAGCTTCCCGATGATCGCGCAGGGGCTGGCCGACATCGTGGCGGCGGGCGGAAATGGCGCGCTCGGCGGACACGGCGAGCACCACGGCACCAGCATGCACTGGGAGATCTGGATGGCGGCCGCCGGCCTGGGTCCCCTCGGAGCGCTGCGCATGGCGTCCTGGGGTGGGGCATACTTCCTGGGCGCCGACCAGGATATCGGCTCACTCGAGGCCGGCAAGCTCGCGGACCTGCTGGTGCTCCGCTCGAACCCCCTGGACGACATCCGCAACACCATGGACATCGAGTACGTGATGCAGCACGGGGTGCTGTATGAAGCCGACACCCTCGACGAGGTATGGCCCGAGACGCGCCCCTTCGGCCCCTACTACTGGGTGGACGAAGACGCCCAGACCACCGACGACCTGCCCGTGGACGCGTGGCTCAGAAGAGGAGGGTGA
- a CDS encoding ankyrin repeat domain-containing protein — MKDGRRSARPRLDVVAALVVLLVATAATPPDSPVADAAMRGELDEVRELLRSGADVNAPQSDGLTALHWAADNGDAAVARVLIYAGANLAPLTRNDAYTPMHMAARGGHAEVIGQLVEAGADPAVATSRTGVTPMHLAAKAGSGEAIRTLAAGGAEVDARDHQWGQTPLIFAAGFNRLVAVNTLVELGADVSLTENVLHMPTRYAVDRAARAARNEVLESFRAQSDNPGLWAPSPQQVQAASEAAWRVQALSPEEIIGKATDQEMTENQLALLQTNALSYHEMVGNQGGLTALLHASRDGFRDVVHALLDAGADVNQVSGGERNSPLLIAAINGHFDLMLELLERGADPRLADLSGATPLFAVINTQYAPKTRYPQQQAFKQQEATHLEVMEALLDAGADPNVQLDRHLWYLEYNFAQLSVNMWGASPFWRAAHGTDEKAMRLLLEYGADPTIPTRRPPSRRRGGYGGGGGDQVDPSGLAPVPTGGPGVFPIHAASGVGYSGGDGAGRAGVSHIHVPNGWMPSVKLLVEELGADVNARDHNGYTPLHFAAARGDNELILYLVEKGADVMAVSRRGQTVVDMANGPVQRIQPFPETIALLEGMGAINNHNCVSC, encoded by the coding sequence ATGAAGGACGGAAGAAGAAGTGCGCGCCCCCGCCTTGACGTGGTTGCGGCGCTGGTCGTGCTGCTGGTCGCGACCGCTGCGACTCCCCCCGACTCCCCCGTGGCCGACGCGGCCATGCGCGGAGAACTGGACGAGGTGAGGGAGCTGCTCAGGAGCGGCGCCGACGTGAACGCCCCCCAGAGCGACGGCCTGACCGCGCTGCACTGGGCCGCCGACAACGGGGACGCCGCCGTGGCCCGCGTGCTGATCTACGCGGGTGCCAACCTGGCTCCGCTGACCCGCAACGACGCCTACACCCCGATGCACATGGCGGCCCGCGGCGGGCACGCCGAGGTGATCGGGCAACTGGTGGAAGCCGGGGCCGATCCGGCGGTGGCGACCTCGCGCACCGGGGTAACTCCGATGCACCTGGCGGCCAAGGCCGGCAGCGGCGAGGCGATCCGGACCTTGGCGGCCGGCGGGGCGGAGGTCGACGCGCGCGACCACCAGTGGGGCCAGACGCCGCTGATCTTCGCGGCCGGCTTCAACCGGCTGGTGGCCGTGAACACCCTGGTCGAGCTCGGCGCGGACGTATCGCTGACCGAAAACGTGCTGCACATGCCCACCCGCTACGCGGTGGACAGGGCGGCCAGAGCGGCCCGCAACGAAGTGCTGGAGTCGTTCCGGGCGCAGTCCGACAACCCGGGCCTGTGGGCCCCCTCGCCGCAGCAGGTACAGGCGGCGTCGGAGGCGGCGTGGCGGGTGCAGGCGCTTTCTCCCGAGGAGATCATCGGCAAGGCCACCGACCAGGAGATGACGGAGAACCAGCTCGCCCTGCTCCAGACCAACGCGCTCTCGTACCACGAGATGGTGGGGAACCAGGGCGGGCTGACCGCGCTGCTGCACGCCAGCCGCGACGGCTTCCGCGACGTGGTCCACGCCCTCCTCGACGCGGGCGCCGACGTCAACCAGGTGAGCGGGGGCGAGAGGAACAGCCCGCTCCTGATTGCGGCCATCAACGGGCACTTCGACCTGATGCTCGAGCTCCTCGAGCGCGGCGCCGACCCCAGGCTGGCCGACCTCTCCGGGGCGACCCCGCTCTTCGCCGTCATCAACACCCAGTACGCCCCCAAGACGCGCTACCCCCAGCAGCAGGCCTTCAAGCAGCAGGAGGCCACACACCTTGAGGTGATGGAGGCGCTGCTGGACGCGGGCGCCGATCCCAACGTGCAGCTGGACCGCCACCTCTGGTACCTGGAGTACAATTTCGCCCAGTTGAGCGTGAACATGTGGGGCGCGTCCCCCTTCTGGCGGGCTGCCCACGGCACCGACGAGAAGGCGATGCGGCTGCTGCTCGAGTACGGCGCCGATCCCACCATCCCCACCCGCAGGCCCCCCTCGCGCAGGCGCGGCGGCTACGGTGGCGGCGGCGGCGATCAAGTCGACCCGTCAGGCCTTGCCCCGGTGCCCACCGGCGGCCCGGGCGTATTCCCCATCCACGCGGCCTCCGGGGTAGGGTACAGCGGTGGCGACGGGGCCGGTCGCGCGGGGGTGTCGCACATCCACGTCCCCAACGGCTGGATGCCGTCCGTGAAGCTGCTGGTCGAGGAGCTGGGCGCCGACGTGAACGCACGCGACCACAACGGCTACACCCCGCTGCACTTCGCGGCCGCGCGCGGCGACAACGAACTGATCCTCTACCTGGTGGAGAAGGGCGCCGACGTGATGGCGGTGAGCCGGCGCGGCCAGACCGTGGTCGACATGGCCAACGGCCCGGTGCAGCGCATCCAGCCCTTCCCGGAGACCATCGCGCTGCTCGAGGGCATGGGCGCCATCAACAACCACAACTGCGTTTCCTGCTGA